GAACTGATTCAGCGCCAGCGCCGTGCCCAGTCCGGCGTTCTGCATCCCGATTTCGATGCACAGCGTCCGCCGCTGCGCCGCAGGCAGCCCGAACAGCCGCCCCGTCTGATAGCCGCTCGTCAGGCCCCACAGATTCAGCAAACACACCGCCGCCAGCGCCGGACCGGTCACCTGCAGCAGACGCTGATGATTGTTGGCAATCACATACGAACAAATGAAAATGATAAATGTCACTGAAAGGGCCGGAAAGACCTCTTTGATTTTCTCCACAAACGCCCCGAAAAAAGACCGCACGGCAAATCCGGCCGCCAGCGGCACCACCACCATCCAGACAATATCCAGCACCATCGCCCAAAAAGACACCGGCAGAATCGCCCCCGCCAGCCATTTCGTCAGTGCCGGCGTCACCACCGGACACAGCAGCGTCGAAACCGTCGTCAGCGAGACCGAATACGCCGTATCAGCTCCGGCAATATAACTGATGACGTTGCTGGACATCGCCCCGGGCGCACAGCCGGCGATAATCAGTCCGACCGCCAGTTCCGGCGGCAGCCGAAGAAGCCTGGCCAGCGCAAACGACCCCAGCGGCATCAAGGTAAACTGGGCAATTGTGCCCAGCAGCACCAGCCCCGGGCGGGCGGCAATCCGGCGAAAATCCGACGGCTCCAGAACCGCCCCGATCCCGAACATCGTGAGGCCGAAAAAGAGCATGTTGTACCGCTTGTCAATCTGCAGCGGCTGCGGGAAAAAATACGCCAGCACCCCGAACAGAACCACCCACACCGCAAACAAGCGGGTATAAACCCCCACAATTTTGTGCATCCATCCGCTCATCAGACCCCGAATATCCTACCGCCGCAAAGGGGCTCTGTCCAGCGGATGAAAACGAGGTGTTAACCACAGATTGAACAAAAAAGAGATTTTTTAACCACGGATTACACGGATTTCACAGATTCAAAAAAAGCAGACGAATTTACAAAGATAACCGATGACTGATAACTGGCGACTGGATGCTGTCCGCCGTCAGATAGCCCCGCGCGCAAGGGCGAGGAGAAAGAGCAGGAAGGCGGCGTGCCTTTTCTTTCCCCGGGCTTGCGCCCGCGGCTATTTTTCTCGCACAGATTCTCCGCCATTTGACA
The window above is part of the Anaerohalosphaeraceae bacterium genome. Proteins encoded here:
- a CDS encoding bile acid:sodium symporter family protein; the encoded protein is MSGWMHKIVGVYTRLFAVWVVLFGVLAYFFPQPLQIDKRYNMLFFGLTMFGIGAVLEPSDFRRIAARPGLVLLGTIAQFTLMPLGSFALARLLRLPPELAVGLIIAGCAPGAMSSNVISYIAGADTAYSVSLTTVSTLLCPVVTPALTKWLAGAILPVSFWAMVLDIVWMVVVPLAAGFAVRSFFGAFVEKIKEVFPALSVTFIIFICSYVIANNHQRLLQVTGPALAAVCLLNLWGLTSGYQTGRLFGLPAAQRRTLCIEIGMQNAGLGTALALNQFGPQAAVPTAFFVFVCIISAAVLVEFWKNRPAQTP